The following nucleotide sequence is from Chryseobacterium sp. CY350.
AGCAATTATTAAAAGACGAAAGTCTTGCGATTTATAAAACAATGAATCATTCTATCAAAAAAATGTATGAGCTATAAAGAGAAGTTAAAAGATATCAAAGCATTCGTATTTGATGTAGACGGAGTTTTCACAGACGGAAGCATTTATCTGATGCCCGGCGGAAACATGAGCAGAGTGATGAATGTTTTAGACGGTTACGCTGTCGTTAAAGCTCTCAAAAACAATTACTTAATCGGAGTCATCACAGGCGGAAATGACGAAATGGTGAGACATCGTATTAATTATCTTGGTATTGAAGATTACTATGCAAAGTCACACGATAAAATGATCGATTATGCCGATTTTAAGAAAAAGTATAAACTTAAAAATACTGAAATTCTTACCATGGGAGACGATCTTCCGGATCTTCATATGATGCAGAATTCAGCAATATCTACCTGCCCGGAAAATGCAGTTCCGGAAATAAAAAATATCGCAGACTACATTTCGTCAAAGCAGGGTGGAAGCGGGGCAGTGCGCGATGTGATCGAGCAGGTAATGAAAGTTCAGGGAAAATGGCATGACGATAATACACAATCTGTTTAAAATTTAATGATGAAAATACTTTTAGCATCGCAATCGCCTCGAAGGAAAGAATTGCTTTCCAGCTTAGGATTTGATTTTGAAGTCGTAAAAATTGATTGTGAAGAAATATTACCGAAAAATATCGAAATAGAAAATGCAGCAGCTTATTTATCTGAATTAAAGGCAGATGCTTTCAGAAAACTTGAATCAGATGAAGTTTTGATCACGGCAGATACCATTGTGGCAATTGACGAGCATATTCTTGGAAAGCCAAAGGATGAAACTGATGCAAAAAATATGTTGCAAAAACTTTCAGGGAAAACACATCAGGTTTTTACAGGTATTACAATTAAAACTTTAGACAAGACCTTTACAGAAACTGATGTTGCTGATGTTGAATTTGATGAAATTTTGGAAAACGAGATTGATTTCTATCTTAAAAATTATAAACCTTTTGACAAAGCGGGAAGTTACGGCATCCAGGAATGGCTCGGAATGGCAAAAATAAAAAAGATGAACGGCAGTTTTTATACGATCATGGGACTTCCTACCCATTTGGTTTACAAAATTTTAAACGAAATATAAATAAATTCCACGCAAAATTTTATTATTTTTACAGAATCATCAATCTGATCAGATAATAAAAAGCAGATTAGAGAGTTATACTAAATAATGAAAAAGAATATTATATTCCTTTTAGCAGCGATTATCGTTGTTTCATGCAGTACCAAGGTAAAAAAGCCTGAAGCAAGATCTAAATTTCTAAAAGGTTTTTCCACATATTACAATACACTTTTTAATGCAAAAGACGCATTGAACAGTGAATTTACAAGCAGAGACAAAGCTCATAAAGACAACTTTTATGCGCCACATATTCCTATTCTTACGTATGAAGAACAGCCGATAGGTAGTGATTTGGGACAATCTTCGGCTTTTGCCGAGAACTCAATGAGGATGGCAGAAGTGAATCGACCTACGCCAGGCGGCGGCAGAACTGCTCCGGGGATGCCTCCCAATCCTGGTGGTACAGTTCCGGGAATGCCTCAGGATCCCAATAATCCGGACGGAAACAAAGGAGCAACAACATTAGAAATTGCAGAAGCAAAAGCTCTTAAAGCAATAGGAAAGTATTCTGTTATCAAAAAAGGAGAGGAGCAGAACAAAACTATTTTTGACGCGTATATTATTCTTGCGCAATCTCGCATTTATCAGGGAAAATCCAGACAGGCTCTTGATGCTTTAAACTATGT
It contains:
- a CDS encoding KdsC family phosphatase, yielding MSYKEKLKDIKAFVFDVDGVFTDGSIYLMPGGNMSRVMNVLDGYAVVKALKNNYLIGVITGGNDEMVRHRINYLGIEDYYAKSHDKMIDYADFKKKYKLKNTEILTMGDDLPDLHMMQNSAISTCPENAVPEIKNIADYISSKQGGSGAVRDVIEQVMKVQGKWHDDNTQSV
- a CDS encoding Maf family protein, which translates into the protein MKILLASQSPRRKELLSSLGFDFEVVKIDCEEILPKNIEIENAAAYLSELKADAFRKLESDEVLITADTIVAIDEHILGKPKDETDAKNMLQKLSGKTHQVFTGITIKTLDKTFTETDVADVEFDEILENEIDFYLKNYKPFDKAGSYGIQEWLGMAKIKKMNGSFYTIMGLPTHLVYKILNEI